Proteins encoded in a region of the Bartonella taylorii genome:
- the ftsE gene encoding cell division ATP-binding protein FtsE → MIHFENVGLRYGMGPEVLRDISFHIPPGSFQFLTGASGAGKTSLMRLMFLALKPTRGHIDLFGNDTALLKRQELPALRQRIGVVFQDFRLLDHMTTYENVSLPLRIKGQEEATYRSEVEDLLCWVGLGDHIHVLPPVLSGGEKQRVAIARALIDQPEILLADEPTGNVDPPLAKRLLRLFIELNRFGTAVIIATHDIALMEQVAARRMLLHNGRMTIHE, encoded by the coding sequence GTGATTCATTTTGAGAATGTCGGTCTGCGCTACGGAATGGGCCCTGAAGTCCTTCGTGATATTAGCTTTCATATTCCTCCTGGATCATTTCAATTTCTCACAGGCGCCTCTGGAGCAGGTAAGACATCGTTGATGCGTCTTATGTTTTTGGCACTCAAACCAACCCGCGGTCATATTGATCTGTTTGGAAACGATACAGCATTGCTTAAACGACAAGAACTTCCCGCATTACGACAACGTATCGGTGTCGTTTTTCAAGATTTCCGTCTTCTCGATCACATGACAACTTACGAAAATGTCTCTTTACCTTTACGCATTAAAGGGCAAGAAGAAGCAACGTATCGCAGCGAAGTGGAAGATCTTCTCTGTTGGGTAGGCCTTGGAGACCATATTCATGTTTTACCACCGGTTCTTTCTGGCGGAGAAAAACAAAGAGTAGCCATTGCGCGTGCACTCATTGACCAACCTGAAATCCTGCTTGCCGATGAACCAACAGGAAATGTTGATCCACCTTTGGCAAAACGCCTGCTCCGCTTGTTTATAGAATTAAACCGTTTTGGAACGGCTGTCATCATTGCCACCCACGATATTGCACTGATGGAACAAGTCGCAGCACGGCGTATGCTTCTCCATAACGGACGGATGACAATTCATGAATAA